gagacagacacacacaggcacgccAGCTCACACTCTCTAAGGTAtgtcaataaaaaataaaagtcttttcaaaaaagggaaagtgaaactgcacacacacgcgacgacgaccacgaccaCGACGGCCACGACTGGATCGCGCGCgtctctttcttctttcactTTGACGTCgcggaatgatgatgatgatgaagttgAGAGGGAGgctgacgatgacgatgatgatggtgagggGGTTGCGTGCGGTTCGTTTCATGGGTTGCTATGTTCGCTTGCTCCACTCCTCTCAACGTCATCGATTGCGCTCTccgggagtgtgtgtgtgtgtagtgtgcacctttgttgttgctgggtTTGCAGTGGTGCGGGACGACTGCATCTTCCACCAGCGCGATTCGATTGAGAAGAGTCCGTGATGCTAAATGCCACTGGGAGTTGTGCCTTCTCTTTCCGCTTGCCCTACAACTCCTCCTGGTTAAACTATTCCTCCTGAGTTTTTTTTAGTGAGCAAACACATCGGCCAGAGCCGCGTAATCGCACTTTTGCTGGTTACGAAACGCTTCTGAACATCGATCGACTGTCGGAAACGCGTCGGTTCTAGGCACAGCACACAGCTCTTCTTTTCCTCTCGTCGCTCGCCACATAGCAAATTCTAGCGCACTGCTGGCaaacgcgcgcgtgtgtgtgtgcgttcaaGTTGCTTCCTAATCAACATCCCAGACAGTTTGATCTTGCTTCTTTTCCTGGATTCCGAGGGCAAATCACACCACTGGATGGATTTTCACTTCACACGCTCAcgcagtgtgtgtatgtgtgtgccctGTGTCAGCCACACGAACGGCCAGCACAGCGAACGCACCTGCGAGCAGCTGGGAAGGCACGGCGACGGGCACGAGGTTGCAGGgaaattttcactttcacgGTTGTCGCTTTTCTCTCACTTCCAAGGCACGGGAGTACagcgtgtgtctgtgcgtgtgtgtatgtgtgtctgttccTCCTTCCCGTGCGTGAGGCACATCAATTTTCCACCCCAATCCGTTCGCCAATCGGAACCAGCTTACTTGCGATTGTACACTTTATTGCCACCGATTTTCCATTTGCAGCGCACCCCGTAAAAAGTGGAATCAGTTTCGCAGCAGCGTACACACACAGCGTAAATTTACAACGAATTGGAAAATTGGCTTTGACAGCTCGTGTAGAAGAAATAGGGAAAGGGAGGGGGGGCAAGAGCGGCTGAAGCTGTCAGTTTGACTGCTCAGGCGTCCGACGGCGAAGACGTTTGAAGCGTCTGATTTTATGTCGGGTTTTCGCCCGTTGCGTTTTTAAAAAAGCCGTTGATGGTGGGAATGAAATTAGAAGTTCTACGATCCAAAAATGATGAAGTTATTATTAAAATCCAAACAGTACATGCATTAAATCGTAAGAATTAACTTTAAGCATGATAAGGTTCATTTGAATAAAGCGTAAAACTAAAGTAAGTTTCAAAATAACGGTTGCCTGATGAACAAATCTGTGACAGTGGAGCTGCCGATGttactaacaaaaaaacgaagcacaagttcaatgaaatatgaaaactttttttattagCATCATTATAATTGATTTCAGTGTAAGAACTGTGAGATATATGCAATTCATTGTATATAATTTGTACGTATGTTTTCTAAAGCCTCGTTCGActatttcaaattttaatccAACTGCGCTAACACCTCATCTACAACATGCAATAGAATCCAGTTTATTTAACTAACAaatttttaatgtaaaaacGAAACATTTACCCGCAAACAACATCACTAGAAGCATCTAACTTAATAAAGTCTATTCTCTTCGTAACTCGTGAACACCTTTAATTTGTGTGTTATAAAGCCATCTTCCCTTCAGCTCGGTGCAACAAATTTGAGTCTAGCAGTTGCTGTGTGTCATGAGAACCAAAAAAGGGGCCATACGGCTCAATCCTGCTTAGCGCCGTCCTGCCCCACCTTAGCCTCCCTCCTAGCGTTAGCCTTTCGCTGCTTCGCTATCAGCACACCCGCCCCGTACAGCACAATCCACAGCACGTACCCAAAATGGTACACCGAGCTGTAGTAGTACCAAATTTTGTCCACCGTCAGCAGCAGAAAAGCAATGCCCAGGTACGAGAAGGCGAAAAACTTCGAGATCCAGCACAGCACGTTCAGCACCGTGCGCTTCTGGCCCGTCGCATCCTTGAGGAACAGCTTCACGTACAGATCCTCGATCGGCAGATAGAACGGGGCGCCGCAGATGCAGAAGTAGTAGCCCGCGTACACCCCGTGCCAGATGGCGGACACGGCGAGCGTCACGAGCGTGCGGTACTTCTTGCTCGGGAAGCGCTTGTACACGTACATCGCCATCCAGTACTGGACGCACATGTTCCAGTACTTCATCGCCTCGCGGAACGTCCAGCAGCGCTCCGTGTTGATGACGTCGATGTTGCGCACCGTTTCAAAGTCGTACTCCAGCGGGGCGCTATCATCCGTTGCGGTGATGGTGTAGTCGTCCCTGCTCGGACCGTGGCCCGGTTTGCTGCCGGCCAGCTTCGGGTACGCACCGACGCCCGCCATCGTGCAGACGCACTCGCTCAGCAGTATGCCGGTGTAGATGCGCATGCGGAAGATGAAGAACGTCGGCCACACGTACATCAGCCGGTAGAGGAAGGAGCGCTCCTCGTAGAACTCGGCGCTGGTTGCGTACTGCAGCAAACCAGAGGGTGCGGGTTACAAACGAGTTTAAAGCGATTAGCGACGGATTAAAGGTGGAGGGCGAAATGGCTTCCTTACCTGCAGCGGCCAGATGTACGACACGAGCAGAAACAGGCCCGCGTACAGTGGGATAACCTTCAGCTTGTCAACCGTCGCCCCGATGCAGTCCGCCTTCCCGCTGAACGGCAGGTACATGGCGTCACGGTACGTTTTGAACGTGATGTACGGTCCGGTCAGCACGCCGACGTAATTGAAGCTGTAATGGAATATGTCCAGCATGCTGAGCTTCAGCAGCGCCCGGTCAGCTTCGGTCAGGGATGGTTGTGCGACCGCCGCCGTGTCCTTCTGACCATCCGCCACCGTCTTAGACTTGGTGTGCGCATTGTTCACCTCGAACGCTAATCCAACGAGCTTGAGCGTCAGTATCATCTGTATCATGTTCGTGTGGCCGGGCGGTGCATCGTACCCCAGGAACGACAGCGACCGGAAGAAGAACAGATAGCCGAACATGAAGCCAAAGCACGCCAGATGACACACTCtagaggggggaggggaaggaaaagaaacaaagtaAATGCATCATTACGTAAAGGCTGACGCCGATTGAAATCTCGTCTGGTTGGTAACGGTGGCAAAGAGCAAAGTGGCGCTTACTTTCGGCTAGCATAGATTATCAGCAGTGCACTCACGAGATAACAGAACAGCATGTGCAGCATGTGGCTGCCGCTGACggacagcaccaccagcagcccCACCCCGGTGCCCACGAGCTTTCGCTGCTCGGGGTCGGTGAACTTGCGATAAAACTGACCGAATCCGATGCACGACCCGAGCAGCACCAGGTAGATAATATCGTCCTTCATGGTGGCGGGGGTTCTGGACTCTCTCACTACACGTTTTCCTGCTCGATTTCTCCCCTATTGTGTTACGTTTACCGGAAGGATTACGGCAGCAGACTGACCGCGCATTCGTACAGTTTCACAATGCACACACGCGTCCACGATCGCGTGAGGCCATACACTTTGCTGGTGTAAGCGTTTTTCCGCAATCGCACAGGAATGCTCGACGGTTTTGTGCTGCTTTTCcttgtgctgctggtggtgcgtTGTTTACATCGCACAATGTATAAACATGGTTGCTTGACAGCGGAAGCGCTGTGTTGTATTTTCTTGCCCACGACGGGAACGTCAAACTCAGCTGTCAAGCGTACGGGTTGAACGCTACAGCGAGAGGTTGGTTCAAA
This sequence is a window from Anopheles merus strain MAF chromosome 3R, AmerM5.1, whole genome shotgun sequence. Protein-coding genes within it:
- the LOC121597429 gene encoding lysophospholipid acyltransferase 7; amino-acid sequence: MKDDIIYLVLLGSCIGFGQFYRKFTDPEQRKLVGTGVGLLVVLSVSGSHMLHMLFCYLVSALLIIYASRKVCHLACFGFMFGYLFFFRSLSFLGYDAPPGHTNMIQMILTLKLVGLAFEVNNAHTKSKTVADGQKDTAAVAQPSLTEADRALLKLSMLDIFHYSFNYVGVLTGPYITFKTYRDAMYLPFSGKADCIGATVDKLKVIPLYAGLFLLVSYIWPLQYATSAEFYEERSFLYRLMYVWPTFFIFRMRIYTGILLSECVCTMAGVGAYPKLAGSKPGHGPSRDDYTITATDDSAPLEYDFETVRNIDVINTERCWTFREAMKYWNMCVQYWMAMYVYKRFPSKKYRTLVTLAVSAIWHGVYAGYYFCICGAPFYLPIEDLYVKLFLKDATGQKRTVLNVLCWISKFFAFSYLGIAFLLLTVDKIWYYYSSVYHFGYVLWIVLYGAGVLIAKQRKANARREAKVGQDGAKQD